One Pseudomonas sp. FP1742 genomic window carries:
- a CDS encoding DUF924 family protein: protein MTAPWQPLLDWWFGSFESPNEIAAAQGKLWFGKRDSQDLEARMRFGDLVEQALAGGLTEWAQRPEGWLALVLLLDQLPRMIFRDTPKSFSGDLRAQALVAQGIAADFDRQLRPIQRVFIYLVFEHCENLAVQNEAVSRFIDLVEQQPEADRAVFANNLDYAERHQKIIARFGRFPHRNAVLGRESTAEELEFLSGPGSRF from the coding sequence ATGACCGCGCCCTGGCAGCCGTTACTCGACTGGTGGTTCGGATCTTTCGAATCACCCAACGAAATAGCGGCAGCCCAGGGCAAGTTATGGTTCGGCAAGCGCGACAGTCAGGACCTCGAAGCGCGGATGCGTTTCGGGGACCTGGTCGAGCAGGCACTGGCCGGTGGATTGACCGAATGGGCGCAACGCCCCGAAGGTTGGCTGGCCCTGGTGCTGTTGCTCGATCAACTGCCGCGAATGATCTTTCGCGACACCCCCAAATCCTTTTCCGGCGATCTCAGGGCTCAGGCACTGGTAGCGCAAGGCATTGCTGCGGATTTCGATCGGCAACTGCGACCGATCCAGCGGGTGTTTATCTATCTGGTGTTCGAACACTGCGAAAACCTGGCGGTGCAGAACGAGGCGGTTTCGCGGTTTATCGATCTGGTTGAACAGCAGCCCGAGGCGGATCGGGCGGTGTTTGCCAACAACCTGGATTACGCCGAACGGCATCAGAAGATCATTGCGCGGTTTGGGCGGTTTCCCCATCGCAACGCGGTGTTGGGGCGTGAGTCTACGGCTGAGGAGCTGGAGTTTCTTTCGGGGCCAGGATCGCGCTTCTAG
- a CDS encoding methyl-accepting chemotaxis protein: MFNSDQQASRTSSVAAAINQLGAAAQEIAQNAALASQHSSDARALAEDGQQVVDKTIAAMQQLSAKISDSCGNIETLNSNTVNIGQILEVITSISQQTNLLALNAAIEAARAGEAGRGFAVVADEVRNLAHRTQDSAQQVQKMIEELQVGAREAVSTMTDSQRQSESSVGIANQAGERLGSVTQRIGEIDGMNQSVATATEEQTAVVESINVDITEINTLNQEGVENLQSTLRACADLEQQAARLKQLVGSFRI, encoded by the coding sequence ATGTTCAACTCCGATCAACAGGCCTCGCGCACCAGCAGCGTGGCGGCAGCGATCAACCAGCTCGGCGCCGCCGCCCAGGAAATCGCCCAGAACGCCGCCCTCGCCTCGCAACATTCGAGCGACGCCCGGGCCCTGGCCGAAGACGGTCAGCAAGTGGTGGATAAAACCATCGCCGCGATGCAGCAGCTGTCGGCAAAAATCAGCGATTCGTGCGGCAACATCGAAACCCTGAACAGCAACACGGTGAACATCGGCCAGATTCTGGAAGTGATCACCAGCATCTCGCAACAGACCAACCTGCTGGCGCTCAATGCGGCCATCGAAGCGGCCCGTGCGGGTGAAGCCGGCCGTGGTTTCGCCGTGGTGGCCGACGAAGTACGCAACCTCGCCCACCGCACACAGGATTCGGCGCAGCAAGTGCAAAAGATGATCGAAGAGCTGCAAGTCGGCGCCCGGGAAGCGGTCAGCACCATGACCGACAGCCAGCGCCAGAGCGAAAGCAGCGTCGGCATCGCCAACCAGGCCGGTGAACGCCTGGGCAGCGTGACGCAGCGCATCGGCGAGATCGACGGGATGAACCAGTCGGTGGCCACCGCGACCGAAGAGCAGACGGCCGTGGTGGAGTCGATCAACGTCGACATCACCGAGATCAACACGCTGAACCAGGAAGGTGTGGAAAACCTGCAGTCGACCTTGCGTGCGTGTGCTGATCTTGAGCAGCAGGCGGCGCGGTTGAAGCAGTTGGTGGGTAGTTTCCGGATCTAA
- a CDS encoding lipocalin family protein: MKRFLIVLFAGLVLAGCASSGVDPLAPKTVNSVNLKRYQGTWYELARLPVYFQRNCAQSEAHYSLKPDGEMAVLNRCLTSDWQWEEAKGRAYPQVPGKADKLWVEFDTWFSRLIPGVSKGEYWVLYVSDDYKTAIVGDPSRHHLWLLSRTPTVNGVVREELLSRARQQGYDTTRLIWRTSDSKMAKTSN, translated from the coding sequence ATGAAGCGGTTCCTGATCGTTCTTTTTGCCGGCCTGGTATTGGCCGGCTGCGCCTCTTCTGGTGTAGATCCGTTGGCGCCCAAGACCGTCAACAGCGTCAACCTCAAGCGTTACCAGGGAACCTGGTATGAGTTGGCGCGGCTGCCAGTGTATTTCCAGCGCAACTGCGCGCAATCCGAAGCCCATTACAGCCTCAAGCCTGACGGTGAAATGGCGGTGCTGAACCGTTGTCTGACATCGGATTGGCAATGGGAAGAAGCCAAAGGCAGGGCTTATCCACAGGTACCCGGCAAGGCCGACAAGTTGTGGGTCGAGTTCGATACCTGGTTCTCGCGACTGATACCTGGTGTGTCGAAGGGGGAATATTGGGTGTTGTACGTCAGCGATGACTACAAGACCGCGATTGTCGGCGACCCGAGCCGCCATCACCTCTGGCTGCTGTCACGCACCCCGACAGTCAATGGCGTAGTGCGTGAAGAGCTGTTGAGCAGGGCACGTCAGCAGGGCTATGACACGACACGGCTGATCTGGCGTACGTCAGATAGCAAGATGGCCAAGACTTCGAACTGA
- a CDS encoding formimidoylglutamate deiminase encodes MSAFFAERALLPSGWANNVRLEVSADGVLTHIQANSHADGAERLSGPLLPGMPNLHSHAFQRAMAGLAEVAGNPNDSFWTWRDLMYRLVGKISPDQLGIIARQLYIEMLKAGYTSVAEFHYVHHDSNGQPYADPAELALRISQAASSAGIGLTLLPVLYSHSGFGGQAPNEGQRRFINSTENYLKLQSRLQPILAQQPAQSLGLCFHSLRAVTPQQISEVLAASDKQCPVHIHIAEQQKEVDDCLSWSGRRPLQWLYENTEVDQRWCLVHATHADPQEVTLMAKSRAIAGLCLTTEANLGDGIFPAVDFLAQGGRMGIGSDSHVSLSVVEELRWLEYGQRLRDQRRNRLYGADQPMVGRTLYDAALEGGAQALGQPIGALEVGKRADWLVLDGNDPYLATASGDGILNRWLFAGGDRQVRDVLVNGQWVVRDGRHAGEEESNRAFTQVLRDLLG; translated from the coding sequence ATGTCCGCCTTCTTTGCCGAACGCGCGCTGCTGCCTAGTGGATGGGCCAACAATGTACGTCTTGAGGTCAGCGCCGATGGCGTTCTGACCCATATCCAGGCCAATTCCCACGCAGACGGCGCTGAACGGTTGAGCGGTCCATTGCTGCCGGGGATGCCGAATTTGCACTCCCACGCTTTCCAGCGGGCCATGGCCGGGCTGGCGGAAGTAGCGGGCAATCCTAACGACAGTTTCTGGACCTGGCGCGACCTGATGTACCGGCTCGTCGGAAAAATCAGCCCGGATCAGCTTGGCATCATCGCCCGTCAGCTCTATATCGAAATGCTCAAGGCCGGTTACACCTCGGTCGCGGAATTTCATTACGTACACCACGACAGCAACGGTCAACCCTACGCGGACCCGGCTGAACTGGCACTGCGCATCAGCCAGGCCGCCAGTTCAGCCGGTATCGGCCTGACCCTGCTGCCGGTGCTCTACAGCCACTCCGGTTTCGGCGGCCAGGCCCCGAATGAGGGCCAGCGCCGTTTTATCAACAGCACCGAAAATTATCTAAAACTTCAATCACGCTTGCAGCCGATCCTGGCACAGCAACCGGCACAATCGCTCGGCCTGTGTTTCCACTCGTTGCGCGCGGTAACACCGCAGCAGATCAGCGAAGTGCTGGCAGCCAGCGACAAGCAGTGCCCGGTACACATTCACATCGCCGAGCAACAGAAGGAAGTCGACGACTGCCTGAGCTGGAGCGGTCGCCGTCCGCTGCAATGGCTGTACGAAAACACCGAAGTCGATCAGCGCTGGTGCCTGGTCCACGCCACCCACGCCGACCCGCAAGAGGTCACGCTCATGGCCAAGAGCCGCGCCATCGCCGGCCTGTGCCTGACCACCGAAGCCAACCTCGGCGACGGGATTTTTCCGGCGGTGGACTTCCTCGCTCAGGGCGGGCGCATGGGCATCGGCTCCGACAGCCATGTGTCGTTGAGCGTGGTGGAAGAATTGCGCTGGCTGGAATACGGCCAGCGTCTGCGCGATCAGCGGCGTAATCGTTTGTATGGGGCGGATCAACCAATGGTCGGCCGCACACTGTACGACGCCGCGCTGGAGGGCGGTGCCCAGGCATTGGGGCAGCCGATTGGTGCACTGGAAGTCGGCAAGCGCGCGGATTGGTTGGTGCTCGATGGCAACGATCCATACCTGGCGACAGCCAGTGGCGACGGGATTCTCAATCGTTGGTTGTTCGCCGGAGGCGATCGTCAGGTGCGGGATGTGCTGGTCAACGGCCAGTGGGTCGTACGTGACGGGCGACATGCCGGCGAAGAAGAGAGCAACCGGGCATTCACCCAAGTCCTGCGCGATCTCTTGGGCTGA
- the hutC gene encoding histidine utilization repressor has translation MGDSPAPLYARVKQMITQQIDSGNWPPHYRVPSESELVSQLGFSRMTINRALREMTADGLLVRMQGVGTFVAEPKSQSALFEVHNIADEIASRGHRHTCKVITLEEEAAGSERALALDMREGQKVFHSLIVHFENDIPVQIEDRFVNALVAPDYLKQDFTLQTPYAYLNQVAPLTEGEHVVEAILAEPSECKLLQIEKGEPCLLIRRRTWSGRQPVTAARLIHPGSRHRLEGRFHK, from the coding sequence ATGGGCGACAGTCCGGCGCCCTTGTACGCCCGCGTAAAACAAATGATCACCCAGCAAATCGACAGTGGTAACTGGCCGCCGCACTACCGCGTTCCGTCGGAAAGCGAGCTGGTCAGCCAGTTGGGCTTCAGCCGCATGACCATCAACCGCGCCCTGCGCGAGATGACCGCCGACGGCCTGTTGGTGCGTATGCAAGGCGTCGGAACGTTCGTCGCCGAGCCGAAAAGTCAGTCTGCGCTGTTTGAAGTGCACAACATCGCTGACGAGATCGCCTCCCGTGGCCATCGCCACACCTGCAAGGTGATTACCCTCGAGGAAGAGGCCGCCGGTTCCGAGCGGGCCCTGGCCCTGGACATGCGTGAAGGCCAGAAGGTGTTCCACTCACTGATCGTGCATTTCGAAAACGATATCCCAGTGCAAATCGAAGACCGTTTCGTCAATGCGCTGGTGGCGCCGGACTACCTCAAGCAAGACTTCACCCTGCAAACGCCGTATGCCTACCTGAATCAGGTCGCGCCGTTGACCGAAGGCGAACATGTGGTGGAAGCGATTCTCGCCGAGCCGTCCGAATGCAAGTTGCTGCAAATTGAAAAGGGCGAGCCGTGCCTGCTGATTCGTCGCCGCACTTGGTCCGGCCGTCAGCCAGTGACCGCCGCCCGTTTGATCCACCCCGGTTCCCGTCATCGTCTGGAAGGACGGTTCCATAAATAA
- a CDS encoding HutD family protein, with translation MSQLKVLRAADYPRMPWKNGGGSTEEITRDTGVGLDGFGWRLSIADIGESGGFSTFAGYERVITVLQGEGMTLRVDGQDTRALLPLDPFAFRGESHVSCTLLGGPIRDFNLIYAPDRYSARLQWLEGEQRFFSSAGTVLVFSVSEQLDVTVGSGASQLGRHDCLQLDGNVGLLDISIKGQCCVIELIAR, from the coding sequence ATGAGCCAGTTGAAAGTTTTACGCGCAGCAGATTACCCGCGCATGCCGTGGAAAAACGGCGGTGGCAGCACCGAAGAAATCACCCGCGATACCGGCGTGGGTCTTGATGGTTTTGGCTGGCGCCTGTCGATTGCCGACATCGGCGAGTCGGGCGGGTTTTCCACCTTTGCCGGTTATGAGCGGGTGATCACCGTGCTGCAAGGCGAGGGCATGACCTTGCGCGTCGATGGTCAGGATACGCGGGCGTTGTTACCCCTGGACCCATTTGCTTTCAGGGGTGAAAGTCACGTGTCGTGCACCTTGCTCGGCGGGCCGATTCGCGATTTCAATCTGATTTATGCACCAGACCGTTACAGTGCGCGCTTGCAGTGGCTGGAGGGTGAACAGCGGTTTTTCAGTTCGGCCGGTACCGTGTTGGTGTTCAGTGTGTCTGAACAACTTGACGTGACGGTTGGTAGCGGCGCCTCTCAGCTAGGGCGCCATGATTGTCTGCAGCTAGACGGTAACGTTGGCCTGCTGGATATCTCTATCAAGGGTCAGTGCTGTGTAATCGAGCTGATCGCACGCTGA
- the hutU gene encoding urocanate hydratase → MTENKPTKFRDVEIRAARGNKLTAKSWLTEAPLRMLMNNLDPEVAENPKELVVYGGIGRAARNWECYDKIVESLTNLNDDETLLVQSGKPVGVFKTHSNAPRVLIANSNLVPHWASWEHFNELDAKGLAMYGQMTAGSWIYIGSQGIVQGTYETFVEAGRQHYNDDLKGKWVLTAGLGGMGGAQPLAATLAGACSLNIECQQVSIDFRLKTRYVDEQAKDLDDALARIAKYTAEGKAISIALCGNAAEILPEMVRRGVRPDMVTDQTSAHDPLNGYLPAGWTWEEYRARAKTEPAAVVKAAKQSMAVHVKAMLDFQKMGVPTFDYGNNIRQMAQEEGVENAFDFPGFVPAYIRPLFCRGIGPFRWAALSGDPQDIYKTDAKVKELIPDDAHLHNWLDMARERISFQGLPARICWVGLGLRAKLGLAFNEMVRSGELSAPIVIGRDHLDSGSVASPNRETESMQDGSDAVSDWPLLNALLNTASGATWVSLHHGGGVGMGFSQHSGMVIVCDGTDEAAERIARVLHNDPATGVMRHADAGYQIAIDCAKEQGLNLPMITGK, encoded by the coding sequence GTGACTGAGAATAAACCTACTAAGTTTCGTGACGTTGAAATCCGTGCTGCCCGCGGTAACAAGCTGACCGCCAAGAGCTGGCTGACTGAGGCGCCGCTGCGCATGCTGATGAACAACCTTGACCCGGAAGTCGCCGAGAACCCTAAAGAACTGGTGGTTTACGGTGGTATCGGTCGTGCGGCACGTAACTGGGAATGCTACGACAAGATCGTCGAAAGCCTGACCAACCTGAACGACGACGAGACCCTGCTGGTGCAATCCGGCAAGCCGGTCGGCGTGTTCAAAACCCACAGCAACGCCCCGCGCGTGCTGATCGCCAACTCCAACCTGGTGCCGCACTGGGCGAGCTGGGAACACTTCAACGAACTCGACGCCAAAGGCCTGGCCATGTACGGCCAAATGACCGCCGGCAGCTGGATCTACATCGGCAGCCAAGGCATCGTCCAGGGCACCTACGAAACCTTCGTCGAAGCCGGTCGCCAGCACTACAACGATGACCTGAAAGGCAAGTGGGTCCTGACCGCGGGCCTGGGCGGCATGGGTGGTGCGCAACCTCTGGCTGCAACCCTGGCCGGCGCGTGCTCGCTGAACATCGAATGCCAGCAAGTGAGCATCGATTTCCGCCTGAAAACCCGTTACGTCGACGAGCAAGCCAAAGACCTCGACGACGCACTGGCCCGTATCGCCAAGTACACCGCTGAAGGCAAGGCGATCTCCATCGCCCTGTGCGGTAACGCGGCTGAAATCCTGCCGGAAATGGTCCGTCGCGGCGTACGTCCGGACATGGTCACCGACCAGACCAGCGCCCACGACCCGCTCAACGGTTACCTGCCAGCCGGCTGGACCTGGGAGGAGTACCGCGCTCGCGCCAAGACCGAGCCTGCTGCCGTGGTCAAAGCCGCCAAGCAATCGATGGCCGTGCACGTTAAGGCGATGCTGGACTTCCAGAAAATGGGGGTTCCGACCTTCGACTACGGCAACAACATCCGTCAGATGGCGCAAGAAGAAGGCGTGGAAAACGCATTCGACTTCCCAGGGTTCGTACCGGCTTACATTCGTCCACTGTTCTGCCGTGGCATCGGCCCGTTCCGTTGGGCTGCGCTGTCGGGCGACCCGCAGGACATCTACAAGACCGACGCCAAAGTCAAAGAACTGATCCCGGACGACGCCCACCTGCACAACTGGCTGGACATGGCCCGCGAGCGCATCAGCTTCCAGGGTCTGCCGGCACGTATCTGCTGGGTTGGCCTGGGCCTGCGCGCCAAGCTCGGTCTGGCGTTCAACGAAATGGTGCGCAGCGGTGAATTGTCCGCGCCCATCGTGATCGGTCGTGACCACCTGGACTCCGGTTCGGTTGCCAGCCCGAACCGCGAAACCGAGTCGATGCAGGACGGTTCCGACGCCGTATCCGACTGGCCACTGCTCAACGCCCTGCTCAATACCGCGAGCGGCGCGACCTGGGTTTCCCTGCACCACGGCGGCGGCGTCGGCATGGGCTTCTCCCAGCACTCGGGCATGGTGATTGTCTGCGACGGTACTGACGAAGCGGCCGAGCGTATCGCTCGCGTGCTGCACAACGACCCGGCCACCGGCGTCATGCGTCACGCCGATGCCGGTTACCAGATCGCGATCGACTGCGCCAAGGAGCAGGGCCTGAACCTGCCGATGATTACCGGCAAGTAA
- a CDS encoding cytosine permease, whose translation MAVNNDRAGSKPLIEKRSIDYIPEAERHGRLLSQFTLWMGANLQITAIVTGALAVVLGGDVFWSLIGLLIGQLLGGGVMALHAAQGPKLGLPQMISSRVQFGVYGAAIPIVLVCLMYLGFTATGTVLSGQALGQLFGVSDSVGIFIFASVIVLVTVLGYRVIHFIGRVASVIGVIAFVYLFSRLMSQTDIGALLQIRHFSWSSFLLAVSLAASWQIAFGPYVADYSRYLPSSTSSVKTFFAAGAGSVIGAQVAMILGVFAAAMANGQFAGHEVAYIVGLSGSGATAALLYFSIAFGKVTISTLNSYGSFMCIATVISGFRGDLRVTRLQRLVFVLVIVGTATLIALLGQHSFLGAFKSFILFLLAFFTPWSAINLVDYYCITRERYDVPALADPNGRYGRWNPLGISVYVFGVLVQLPFISTKFYTGPLVEALGGVDISWIIGLVLPAALYYVCAKKWHSAVPDQLILPVEQDSVVQPKTSGTGRAAAQA comes from the coding sequence ATGGCTGTTAATAACGATCGTGCAGGCAGTAAACCGTTGATCGAGAAACGTTCGATCGACTACATCCCGGAAGCGGAGAGACACGGTCGTCTATTGAGCCAGTTCACCCTGTGGATGGGGGCCAACCTGCAAATCACCGCGATTGTCACCGGGGCCCTGGCCGTGGTGCTGGGCGGTGATGTGTTCTGGTCGTTGATTGGTCTGTTGATCGGTCAACTGCTCGGCGGTGGCGTCATGGCGCTGCATGCGGCGCAAGGGCCCAAGCTTGGCTTGCCGCAGATGATCTCTAGCCGGGTGCAGTTCGGTGTTTATGGCGCGGCCATCCCGATCGTGCTGGTGTGCCTGATGTACCTGGGCTTCACCGCAACGGGCACCGTGCTTTCCGGCCAGGCGCTGGGCCAGTTGTTTGGCGTCAGCGACAGCGTCGGGATCTTCATCTTCGCCAGTGTCATCGTGCTGGTCACGGTGCTCGGTTATCGGGTGATTCACTTCATCGGCCGTGTCGCCAGCGTCATTGGCGTGATTGCCTTCGTTTACCTGTTCAGTCGCCTGATGAGCCAGACTGACATTGGCGCACTCCTGCAAATCCGTCACTTCAGCTGGAGCAGCTTCCTGCTCGCGGTATCGCTCGCAGCGTCCTGGCAGATCGCCTTCGGCCCCTACGTGGCTGACTACTCACGCTACCTGCCGAGCAGCACGTCTTCGGTGAAAACCTTTTTCGCCGCCGGCGCCGGTTCGGTTATCGGTGCACAGGTGGCGATGATCCTTGGCGTGTTTGCCGCCGCCATGGCCAACGGGCAATTCGCCGGCCATGAAGTGGCTTACATCGTTGGTTTGAGCGGCAGCGGTGCCACCGCTGCGCTGCTGTACTTCAGCATCGCATTCGGCAAGGTCACCATCTCTACGCTGAACTCCTACGGCAGCTTCATGTGCATTGCGACCGTCATCAGCGGTTTCCGAGGTGACCTGCGGGTAACGCGCTTGCAGCGTCTGGTCTTCGTGCTGGTCATCGTCGGCACTGCGACCCTGATCGCATTGCTCGGTCAGCACTCGTTCCTCGGTGCGTTCAAGTCCTTCATCCTGTTTTTGCTGGCCTTTTTCACGCCATGGAGCGCGATCAACCTGGTGGACTACTACTGCATCACCCGCGAGCGCTATGACGTGCCGGCGCTGGCCGATCCGAACGGTCGCTACGGCCGCTGGAATCCTCTCGGTATCAGCGTCTATGTCTTCGGTGTGCTGGTGCAACTGCCGTTCATCTCTACCAAGTTCTATACCGGTCCGCTGGTGGAGGCTCTGGGGGGGGTGGATATTTCCTGGATCATCGGTCTGGTGCTTCCCGCAGCCCTGTATTACGTGTGCGCGAAAAAATGGCACAGCGCAGTGCCCGACCAACTGATCCTGCCGGTCGAGCAGGACAGCGTTGTACAACCTAAAACAAGCGGGACCGGTCGCGCTGCGGCGCAGGCCTGA
- a CDS encoding ABC transporter substrate-binding protein — protein MKSNKTLLTTLLSMGLLASAGATQAAGWCESGKPVKFAGLNWESAMLLTDVLQVVLEKGYDCKTDSLPGNSITMENALSSNDIQVFAEEWVGRSEVWNKAEKAGKVVGVGAPVVGAVEGWYVPRYVIEGDAKRKLEAKAPDLKNIADLAKYSALFKDAEEPSKGRFYNCPAGWTCELDNSEMLKSYGLENSYTNFRPGTGPALDAAVLSSYKRGEPILFYYWSPTPLMGQIDVVKLEEKPGVDKRVTIKVGLSKTFHEQAPELVTVLEKVNLPIDLLNQNLGRMAKERIESPKLAKIFLKEHPEVWHAWVSEDAAKKIDAAL, from the coding sequence ATGAAATCGAACAAGACCCTGCTGACCACATTGCTTTCCATGGGCCTGCTGGCCAGTGCCGGTGCTACCCAAGCGGCTGGCTGGTGCGAATCGGGTAAACCGGTGAAATTCGCCGGCCTGAACTGGGAAAGCGCCATGCTGCTGACCGACGTGCTGCAAGTCGTGTTGGAGAAAGGCTACGACTGCAAGACCGACAGCCTGCCAGGCAACTCCATCACCATGGAAAACGCCCTGAGCAGCAACGATATCCAGGTGTTCGCCGAAGAGTGGGTCGGCCGTAGCGAAGTCTGGAACAAGGCCGAGAAGGCCGGCAAGGTCGTCGGTGTCGGCGCTCCGGTGGTGGGTGCCGTCGAAGGCTGGTACGTGCCGCGCTACGTGATCGAAGGCGACGCCAAGCGCAAACTGGAAGCCAAGGCGCCGGACCTGAAAAACATTGCCGACCTGGCCAAGTATTCCGCGCTGTTCAAGGACGCCGAAGAGCCTTCCAAGGGCCGTTTCTACAACTGCCCGGCCGGTTGGACCTGCGAGCTGGATAACAGCGAAATGCTGAAAAGCTACGGCCTGGAAAACAGCTACACCAACTTCCGTCCAGGCACCGGCCCGGCGCTGGATGCGGCGGTGCTGTCGAGCTACAAGCGTGGCGAGCCGATCCTGTTCTACTACTGGTCGCCAACCCCGCTGATGGGCCAGATCGACGTGGTCAAACTGGAAGAAAAACCGGGTGTCGACAAGCGCGTGACCATCAAGGTCGGCCTCTCCAAGACTTTCCACGAGCAGGCCCCGGAACTGGTGACCGTGCTGGAAAAGGTCAACCTGCCGATCGACCTGTTGAATCAGAACCTGGGGCGTATGGCCAAAGAGCGGATCGAGTCGCCAAAACTGGCCAAGATCTTCTTGAAGGAACATCCTGAAGTCTGGCACGCGTGGGTGAGCGAAGACGCAGCCAAGAAAATCGACGCGGCCTTGTAG
- a CDS encoding proline/glycine betaine ABC transporter permease — MFPESFTFSIADWVNGWVDSLVTNYGDVFRSISDTLLWAIVNLEGLLRAAPWWLMLAIVAGVAWHATRKVVTTAVIVGLLFLVGAVGLWDKLMQTLALMMVATVISVLIGIPLGILSARSNRLRSVLMPLLDIMQTMPSFVYLIPVLMLFGLGKVPAIFATVIYAAPPLIRLTDLGIRQVDGEVMEAINAFGANRWQQLFGVQLPLALPSIMAGINQTTMMALSMVVIASMIGARGLGEDVLVGIQTLNVGRGLEAGLAIVILAVVIDRITQAYGRARHEVSK, encoded by the coding sequence ATGTTTCCCGAAAGCTTTACCTTTTCCATCGCCGACTGGGTCAATGGTTGGGTCGATTCGCTGGTTACCAACTACGGCGACGTATTCCGCAGCATCTCCGACACCCTGCTGTGGGCCATCGTCAACCTTGAGGGGTTGCTGCGTGCGGCGCCCTGGTGGCTGATGCTGGCGATCGTGGCGGGCGTGGCCTGGCACGCGACCCGCAAAGTCGTGACCACGGCAGTTATCGTCGGTCTGTTGTTTCTGGTAGGCGCGGTCGGCCTCTGGGACAAGCTGATGCAGACCCTGGCGTTGATGATGGTGGCGACGGTCATCTCGGTGCTGATCGGCATTCCGTTGGGCATTCTTTCTGCGCGCAGCAATCGCCTGCGTTCGGTGTTGATGCCGTTGCTGGACATCATGCAAACCATGCCGAGCTTCGTGTACCTGATCCCGGTGCTGATGCTGTTCGGCCTGGGCAAGGTCCCGGCGATTTTCGCTACCGTTATTTACGCTGCGCCGCCGCTGATCCGCCTGACCGATCTGGGTATTCGCCAGGTTGACGGTGAAGTGATGGAAGCGATCAACGCCTTCGGTGCCAACCGCTGGCAGCAACTGTTCGGCGTGCAACTGCCGCTGGCCCTGCCGAGCATCATGGCCGGGATCAACCAGACCACCATGATGGCCCTGTCGATGGTGGTGATCGCCTCGATGATCGGTGCCCGTGGCTTGGGTGAAGATGTGTTGGTAGGGATTCAGACCCTCAACGTCGGACGTGGCCTTGAGGCCGGTCTGGCGATCGTGATTCTGGCAGTGGTGATCGACCGCATTACACAGGCGTACGGTCGTGCACGGCATGAGGTGAGCAAATGA
- a CDS encoding glycine betaine/L-proline ABC transporter ATP-binding protein — MSSAAISKIEVKNVFKIFGNRSKDALAMISQGKTKDQVLAETGCVVGVNDLSLSIATGEIFVIMGLSGSGKSTLVRHFNRLIDPTSGAILVDGVDILQYDMEALREFRRHKISMVFQSFGLLPHKTVLDNVAYGLKVRGESKQVCAERALHWINTVGLKGYENKYPHQLSGGMRQRVGLARALAADTDIILMDEAFSALDPLIRAEMQDQLLELQKTLHKTIVFITHDLDEAVRIGNRIAILKDGRLIQVGTPREILHSPADEYVDRFVQRRAAVV, encoded by the coding sequence ATGAGCAGCGCAGCCATCAGCAAGATCGAAGTCAAAAACGTCTTCAAGATTTTCGGCAACCGTTCCAAGGATGCGCTGGCGATGATTAGCCAGGGCAAAACCAAAGACCAGGTGCTGGCCGAAACCGGTTGCGTGGTCGGCGTGAATGACCTGTCGTTGAGCATCGCCACCGGCGAGATCTTCGTGATCATGGGCCTGTCGGGTTCCGGCAAGTCGACCCTGGTGCGCCACTTCAACCGCCTGATCGACCCCACCAGCGGTGCGATCCTGGTGGACGGCGTGGACATCCTGCAATACGACATGGAAGCCCTGCGCGAATTTCGCCGGCACAAGATCAGCATGGTATTCCAGAGCTTCGGCCTGCTGCCGCACAAGACCGTGCTGGATAACGTCGCCTACGGCCTGAAAGTGCGTGGCGAGAGCAAGCAGGTGTGTGCCGAACGCGCGCTGCACTGGATCAACACCGTGGGCCTGAAGGGCTACGAAAACAAATACCCGCATCAGCTTTCCGGCGGCATGCGCCAGCGTGTGGGCCTGGCGCGGGCACTGGCGGCGGACACCGACATCATCCTGATGGACGAAGCCTTCAGCGCCCTCGACCCGCTGATCCGCGCTGAAATGCAGGATCAGTTGCTGGAACTGCAAAAGACCCTGCACAAGACCATCGTCTTCATCACCCACGACCTCGACGAGGCCGTGCGTATCGGCAACCGCATCGCGATCCTCAAGGATGGCCGGCTGATTCAGGTCGGTACGCCACGGGAGATCCTGCATTCGCCGGCGGACGAGTATGTAGACCGGTTCGTACAGCGGCGGGCGGCGGTGGTTTAA